From the genome of uncultured Methanobacterium sp.:
CTATCAGACACTGACTCATGAAGATGTTTTCGTCCTTCACGGTCTTAATGTAGTTTACTTAACTGGTAAATGGTTCAGATTGGATGCCCGTGGAAACCGTGATGATGTGGATGCCCAATTTTCTATGGATAAAGAGAAACTGGCTTTTTCTACCCTGGAAGAAGGAGAAGTTGATTATCCATATATATTTTCTAAACCAGATAAAAGAGTTGTAAATGTATTAAGTACTTTGGGGAGTGTTGATGAGGTTATGAACACTATCCCCACTACCCTTTAGCGGATAAAACTGATAAGTGATTTTTATTTTTTTTTATTAGTTCTTTTTATCGAGTCCTCTTATCAGGGCTTCTTTTTTTAGGTTAATTCTTAGGTTAATATTTAGGTTAATTCTTAGTTAGGTCCTTTTTTAGAGTTTCCTTTTTTTGGCTTACAACTATTAAATGTACAGATTTATCCTATGAAGTTTTAAATAGTACTCCAACGTTAACTTATTGTATAACTTAAATTAGTCTAGCGATATCGCAGTGATCAAATTAATTAATTCAGGGTAATTATTTAGAGGTTATTTCAATAGAGGTAATTTCAGAGTTATTTAAATGAGTAGTAGAGGTTATTTCAAATGAGAGATGATTACGTTCATGGCTATTCAGAAAGAGAAGCAGTAAGGCTGGTTAATCAGGCAAAAACACTGGCTCCCCTCATGCATCACGACACCAGTTATCCGGAGAGGAGTAAAGTGCTGGAAGCTGGTTGTGGTGTGGGTGCTCAGACCATAACCCTGGCTAAAAACAGTCCTCAGGCAGAGATAACTTCAGTAGACATATCAACGCCATCCCTAAATCATGCTAAAGCTTTAATTCAAAGTGAAGGAATTTCAAACGTCCAGTTTCAAACTGCAGATATCATGGAACTCCCATATGAAGATGAAACCTTTGATCACGTGTTTATATGCTTTGTCCTGGAACATCTCCCGGACCCG
Proteins encoded in this window:
- a CDS encoding class I SAM-dependent methyltransferase, yielding MRDDYVHGYSEREAVRLVNQAKTLAPLMHHDTSYPERSKVLEAGCGVGAQTITLAKNSPQAEITSVDISTPSLNHAKALIQSEGISNVQFQTADIMELPYEDETFDHVFICFVLEHLPDPVGALLSLKRVLKKGGSITVIEGDHGSCYFHPETEEAVKAWQCLIKVQTDLNCNPLMGRELYPLLNEAGLKISR